In Stenotrophomonas sp. ASS1, the following proteins share a genomic window:
- a CDS encoding chloride channel protein: MSLPVSPSRLHLAFQGLRLRLRGSDLWFIALALLVGLIAGYLTLLQSGIARWLQGTLYGLDDGMRLSSLPSLTWTALLVLPLGGLLVGLVSLAATRLKRPLLDAVEANALHGGRMSMRDNLIVLTQTLLSNGCGASVGLEASYTQMGAGSGSQLGRVMRLRRNDVRILVGAGAAGAIAAAFGAPLAGAFYAFEIVIGAYTPAALAPVAVAALAGAFVADQAGIEAYLLPAASTIDVRAADYAIYGLLGCCCAMVGITVMRLIASIEGTVKRSPLPLWGRPVVGGLLLIPLALASPQVLSSGHGALHLDLTTHLPLIWIGGLLTLKCLASGISLGFGFRGGLFFASLFMGTLVGALFAGLLAMATGVPVIDATSAALAGMAALAAAVVGAPMTMAMLVLEGTHDFLLTSVVMSAVLVSSTLVRQWFGYSFSTWRMHLRGETIKSARDVGWVQNLNAGRLMRKGVATAPADLDAAAFRQRFPLGSGSRVILIDSEGHYAGIVQIPRVYGDGVKPETAIGELAENRDVSLSPAADVVSVMQRFDQTQADELAVVAADGQVLGVVSEAFVRKRYAEELDKRQRELMGERVEDAD; this comes from the coding sequence ATGTCACTGCCTGTTTCGCCATCGCGCCTGCATCTGGCCTTCCAGGGCCTGCGCCTGCGCCTGCGCGGCAGTGACCTGTGGTTCATTGCGCTTGCCCTGCTGGTCGGCCTGATCGCCGGCTACCTGACCCTGCTGCAGTCCGGCATCGCACGCTGGCTGCAGGGCACCCTGTACGGGCTGGACGACGGCATGCGCCTGAGTTCCCTGCCCTCGCTGACCTGGACCGCGCTGCTGGTACTGCCACTGGGTGGCCTGCTGGTCGGCCTGGTCAGCCTGGCCGCGACCCGGCTCAAGCGGCCCCTGCTCGATGCGGTGGAAGCCAATGCCCTGCATGGCGGCCGCATGTCGATGCGCGACAACCTCATCGTGCTGACCCAGACCCTGCTGTCCAACGGCTGCGGCGCCTCGGTCGGGCTGGAGGCGTCGTATACGCAGATGGGCGCGGGCAGCGGCTCGCAACTGGGCCGGGTGATGCGCCTGCGCCGCAACGACGTGCGCATCCTGGTCGGCGCCGGTGCCGCCGGCGCCATCGCCGCCGCCTTCGGTGCACCGCTGGCTGGTGCGTTCTACGCCTTCGAGATCGTCATCGGCGCCTACACCCCGGCCGCGCTGGCCCCGGTGGCGGTCGCTGCATTGGCTGGCGCATTCGTCGCCGACCAGGCCGGCATCGAGGCCTACCTGCTGCCCGCCGCCTCGACGATTGATGTCCGCGCCGCCGACTACGCCATCTACGGGCTGCTGGGCTGCTGCTGCGCGATGGTCGGCATCACGGTGATGCGGCTGATCGCCTCGATCGAGGGCACGGTCAAGCGCAGCCCGTTGCCGTTGTGGGGCCGGCCGGTGGTGGGCGGCCTGCTGCTGATACCGCTGGCACTGGCCAGCCCGCAGGTGCTGTCGTCCGGCCATGGCGCCCTGCACCTGGACCTGACCACGCATCTGCCGCTGATCTGGATCGGCGGCCTGCTCACCCTGAAGTGCCTGGCCTCCGGCATCTCGCTCGGGTTCGGTTTCCGTGGCGGCCTGTTCTTCGCCTCGCTGTTCATGGGCACCCTGGTCGGCGCCCTGTTCGCCGGCCTGCTCGCCATGGCCACCGGCGTGCCGGTGATCGACGCCACCTCGGCCGCACTGGCCGGGATGGCAGCGCTGGCCGCCGCCGTGGTCGGTGCGCCAATGACCATGGCCATGCTGGTGCTGGAAGGCACCCACGACTTCCTGCTGACCAGCGTGGTGATGAGCGCGGTGCTGGTCTCCAGCACGCTGGTGCGGCAGTGGTTCGGCTATTCGTTCTCGACCTGGCGCATGCACCTGCGCGGCGAGACCATCAAGAGCGCCCGCGACGTCGGCTGGGTACAGAACCTCAACGCCGGCCGGTTGATGCGCAAGGGCGTGGCCACCGCCCCGGCCGACCTCGATGCCGCCGCCTTCCGCCAGCGCTTCCCGCTGGGCTCGGGCAGCCGCGTGATCCTGATCGACAGCGAAGGCCATTACGCCGGGATCGTGCAGATCCCGCGCGTCTACGGCGACGGCGTGAAGCCGGAGACCGCGATCGGCGAGCTGGCCGAGAACCGTGACGTTTCGCTGTCGCCGGCCGCAGACGTGGTCAGCGTGATGCAACGCTTCGACCAGACCCAGGCCGACGAACTGGCCGTGGTCGCCGCCGACGGCCAGGTGCTGGGCGTGGTCTCCGAAGCCTTCGTACGCAAGCGCTACGCCGAGGAACTGGACAAGCGCCAGCGCGAACTGATGGGCGAGCGCGTCGAGGACGCCGACTGA
- a CDS encoding MgtC/SapB family protein, with protein sequence MRFIETFQAGPFADTVVSLLAAFVLGTLIGAERQYRQRTAGLRTNVLVAVGAAAFVDLGMRIAGSAEAVRVISYVVSGVGFLGAGVIMKEGMNVRGLNTAATLWCSAAVGSCTGADMLAEGVLLTVLIIAGNTLLRPLVNAINRIPINEAATEATYEVRLSVDAEAVPRVRERLVDALEAAQYPVGDVQVVEHADAPTDVIAVLVSTAVSADELDVVLARMEHVPGVLHATWEVSTRD encoded by the coding sequence ATGCGCTTCATTGAAACCTTCCAGGCCGGCCCCTTCGCCGACACCGTGGTCAGCCTGCTGGCCGCCTTCGTGCTCGGCACGCTGATCGGCGCCGAGCGCCAGTACCGGCAACGCACCGCCGGCCTGCGCACCAACGTGCTGGTGGCGGTCGGCGCCGCCGCCTTCGTCGACCTGGGCATGCGCATCGCCGGCAGTGCCGAGGCGGTGCGGGTGATCTCCTACGTGGTCTCCGGGGTCGGCTTCCTCGGCGCCGGCGTGATCATGAAGGAAGGCATGAACGTGCGCGGCCTGAACACCGCCGCCACCCTGTGGTGCTCGGCGGCGGTCGGCAGCTGTACCGGCGCGGACATGCTGGCCGAAGGCGTGCTGCTGACGGTATTGATCATCGCCGGCAACACCCTGCTGCGGCCGCTGGTGAATGCGATCAACCGCATCCCGATCAACGAGGCCGCCACCGAAGCGACCTACGAAGTGCGCCTGAGCGTGGATGCCGAAGCCGTGCCGCGCGTGCGCGAGCGCCTGGTCGATGCGCTGGAGGCCGCGCAGTATCCGGTCGGCGACGTACAGGTGGTCGAGCATGCCGACGCGCCCACCGATGTGATCGCCGTGCTGGTCAGTACCGCCGTCAGTGCCGACGAGCTGGACGTGGTG